From Enterococcus mundtii, the proteins below share one genomic window:
- a CDS encoding ABC transporter permease, whose protein sequence is MLKDLFLFMKDIYQNRKLLLQFSLNDFKSRFAGSFLGILWAFINPVFTVLIYWLVFGFGLKAAMTDGKYPFIVYLITGMVPWFFFSDAFTSTTLVFREYTYLVKKVVFNIRILPTTKILSNLYSHMFFILIGLVVTMGHGIFPTVMSLQLIYYLFCMVAFLTGLTWLTASIQPFIPDIMQFITILLQLIMWTLPILWSPSQFNPAIIKILKLNPLYYVVQGYRESFLSQAWFWEHGTYTIYFWVVTLIMFVIGSLVFRRLKPHFSDVL, encoded by the coding sequence ATGTTGAAAGATTTGTTTTTATTTATGAAGGATATCTATCAAAATCGAAAGCTATTACTTCAATTCTCGTTAAACGATTTTAAATCACGTTTTGCGGGTTCATTTTTAGGGATTTTATGGGCGTTCATCAATCCCGTGTTTACGGTTCTCATTTACTGGTTAGTCTTTGGCTTCGGCTTGAAAGCGGCGATGACTGATGGGAAGTATCCGTTTATCGTCTATCTGATCACAGGGATGGTCCCATGGTTCTTTTTCTCAGATGCGTTTACCTCTACAACACTTGTTTTCCGAGAATACACCTATTTAGTGAAAAAAGTGGTATTCAATATCCGTATCTTACCAACAACTAAAATCCTTTCAAACCTGTACTCACATATGTTCTTTATTTTGATTGGTTTAGTCGTAACAATGGGACATGGTATTTTTCCAACGGTCATGTCTTTACAATTGATTTATTATCTATTTTGTATGGTCGCCTTTTTGACCGGATTGACGTGGTTGACCGCCTCGATTCAACCTTTTATACCAGATATCATGCAATTTATCACGATTTTACTACAGCTGATTATGTGGACATTGCCGATTCTTTGGAGTCCAAGTCAATTTAATCCAGCAATCATAAAGATTTTAAAACTAAACCCATTGTATTATGTTGTTCAAGGTTACCGTGAATCCTTCTTAAGTCAAGCTTGGTTCTGGGAACATGGTACTTATACAATCTATTTTTGGGTAGTTACATTAATCATGTTCGTAATCGGTTCCTTGGTGTTCCGTAGATTGAAACCACATTTTTCAGATGTGCTGTAA
- a CDS encoding class I SAM-dependent methyltransferase: MKYDFEMDLDEQSSVGKIVGQIKPGSKVLEFGPGNGRMTKHLIGAKNCEVSIVELDKELFDYVNEIAQDGFYGDIESFEWAKYYAGQTFDYILFADVLEHLVDPLKTLKKVREFLNEEGEILITFPNLVHNSVLIHLFNNELPWASFGLLDETHNSFYTHEGFQKVFANADLHINIEDYLYLAVGDTELKSAYTDLSEAVRYDFKMRPFGEVYQYFFSLKKHPNVEAKINSPQNSNYVKMMEIIKKSTQEEILQIPFNNYTGENQVLTFPLTEEPASFIFQFEKQPSYLEFSVEVDGVKHDFIASNAVIKTATDCYIFDGSEAPRLELTDISGETIKISCHYRFIGELPATMAEVLREIKPMAAVQKELSAENERLTKENQHLQIENKEQTKVLKTTTDRYFDLLQPNNWAIKPKGRLVRPKETAKKIQAKELSLCVDEKNWDPETKLLKIIGWGISNAERKPLSYKLSVDQSPFFEVQQIERAEVNEAEKLPPHTKAGFEIQIACEQEKSFLIELIAENGQSWLVEI, encoded by the coding sequence ATGAAGTATGATTTCGAGATGGATTTAGATGAACAAAGTAGCGTAGGTAAGATTGTTGGACAAATCAAACCAGGAAGTAAAGTCTTGGAATTTGGTCCTGGCAATGGACGCATGACGAAACATTTGATCGGTGCAAAAAACTGTGAAGTAAGCATCGTTGAACTGGACAAAGAACTATTTGATTACGTCAATGAAATTGCACAAGATGGTTTTTATGGCGACATTGAAAGTTTTGAATGGGCAAAATATTATGCTGGTCAAACATTTGATTATATTTTATTTGCAGATGTCTTGGAACATTTAGTGGATCCTTTGAAGACATTAAAAAAAGTCAGAGAATTTCTAAATGAAGAAGGCGAGATTTTGATTACTTTCCCTAATCTCGTGCATAACTCTGTATTGATTCACCTCTTTAATAACGAATTGCCGTGGGCTTCGTTTGGGCTATTAGATGAAACACATAATTCATTTTATACCCACGAAGGCTTCCAAAAAGTATTTGCAAACGCTGATCTGCACATCAACATTGAAGATTATTTATATCTAGCAGTAGGGGATACTGAATTGAAGTCAGCATATACTGACTTATCAGAAGCAGTTCGTTATGATTTCAAAATGCGCCCATTTGGCGAAGTGTATCAGTATTTCTTTTCATTGAAAAAACACCCAAATGTGGAAGCTAAAATCAATTCACCGCAAAATTCAAATTATGTCAAAATGATGGAAATCATCAAAAAGAGTACGCAAGAAGAAATATTACAGATCCCGTTCAATAATTATACGGGAGAAAACCAAGTATTGACTTTTCCACTGACAGAAGAACCGGCAAGTTTTATTTTTCAATTTGAAAAGCAACCAAGTTACCTTGAGTTCAGTGTTGAAGTAGACGGAGTAAAGCATGATTTTATCGCATCGAATGCGGTCATCAAAACAGCGACAGACTGTTATATCTTTGATGGATCAGAAGCACCAAGACTAGAATTGACCGATATAAGTGGAGAAACGATCAAAATCTCTTGCCATTATCGATTCATTGGTGAATTACCAGCAACGATGGCTGAAGTCCTTAGAGAAATCAAACCTATGGCTGCTGTTCAAAAAGAATTATCTGCTGAAAACGAGAGATTAACAAAAGAAAACCAGCACTTACAAATAGAGAATAAAGAGCAGACGAAAGTCTTGAAGACTACGACTGATCGATATTTTGACTTGTTGCAACCTAACAATTGGGCAATAAAGCCAAAAGGACGATTGGTGAGACCAAAAGAAACGGCAAAAAAAATCCAAGCCAAAGAACTTTCTCTTTGTGTCGACGAAAAAAATTGGGATCCAGAAACAAAATTACTCAAAATCATTGGATGGGGAATTTCAAATGCGGAACGTAAACCTTTATCTTATAAGTTGTCTGTAGATCAATCACCATTCTTCGAGGTTCAGCAGATTGAGCGAGCCGAAGTGAATGAAGCCGAAAAACTTCCTCCCCACACAAAAGCTGGTTTTGAGATCCAGATAGCGTGTGAACAAGAAAAATCATTTTTGATCGAATTGATTGCAGAAAATGGGCAGTCTTGGCTAGTTGAAATATAA
- a CDS encoding EpaQ family protein, which translates to METIQTFVEKFINKMSTGILLLMLIALFSVWTIGIGTPATLFLYEHSAQFVTFGVFVLTGLNIYKARGFDFFYLGAAVVIFCFYTYFSGIRDGSLAGNLLIPILILIGLSVKWIEFDKVDRGIYLLVFSFFLAVTVYRVFTEIQVPEGQSIWNQDNKLSDIWINTNTIGSSLMMLGLLISGFASSFERWYIRILGVPAIVAAFLGIWVCQSRSALIAIIIFALLDIWPKRFFKFIRAPFIGYLAIFSLALPISYLAATSEEINLFTGREGIWLKFYQTISESTEQLLVGMKPFLYFRGDEVLGNHNSYNSILNLYGLIGIAIVGILLLVFVGRLTLKADYSNGQLTFLWAFMAVMIQSFMEDTLTSFPWVPIGYLLLAMASHRYDQPQGKQIKIQEENQLSTSRLARYH; encoded by the coding sequence GTGGAAACCATTCAAACATTTGTCGAAAAATTCATAAATAAAATGAGTACTGGGATTTTGTTGTTGATGCTGATCGCTCTTTTTTCTGTCTGGACGATCGGTATAGGGACACCAGCTACTTTATTTTTATATGAACATAGCGCACAGTTCGTCACTTTTGGTGTATTTGTCTTAACAGGACTGAATATCTATAAAGCAAGAGGATTTGACTTTTTTTATCTAGGAGCAGCAGTTGTCATCTTCTGTTTCTATACGTATTTCAGTGGGATACGAGATGGTTCTTTGGCAGGTAACCTGTTGATCCCAATCCTGATTCTGATTGGATTGAGTGTAAAGTGGATCGAATTTGACAAAGTAGATCGAGGGATTTATTTGCTTGTCTTCTCATTTTTCCTTGCTGTTACGGTATATCGAGTATTTACAGAGATTCAAGTACCTGAAGGACAAAGCATATGGAACCAAGATAATAAATTATCCGATATTTGGATCAATACAAATACGATCGGTAGCTCGTTGATGATGCTTGGACTACTGATCAGTGGTTTCGCCAGTTCGTTTGAACGTTGGTATATTCGGATTCTTGGGGTACCAGCGATCGTCGCTGCATTTTTAGGAATCTGGGTATGTCAATCACGCTCGGCATTGATTGCGATCATCATTTTTGCTTTATTAGATATCTGGCCTAAAAGATTCTTTAAATTTATTCGTGCACCTTTTATCGGCTATTTAGCTATTTTTAGTCTGGCGCTACCGATATCCTATTTAGCTGCTACTTCTGAAGAGATCAATCTTTTCACTGGAAGAGAAGGCATATGGCTGAAATTTTATCAAACGATTTCCGAGAGTACGGAGCAACTACTGGTTGGAATGAAGCCTTTTCTTTATTTTCGTGGGGATGAGGTTTTAGGTAATCACAATAGTTATAATTCTATTTTGAATTTATATGGATTGATAGGAATCGCAATTGTAGGGATTTTATTACTTGTTTTTGTTGGAAGACTAACACTGAAAGCAGATTATTCGAATGGACAGCTTACGTTCTTATGGGCATTCATGGCAGTAATGATCCAATCGTTTATGGAAGATACATTGACTTCTTTCCCTTGGGTACCTATCGGCTACTTGTTGTTAGCGATGGCAAGTCATCGTTACGATCAGCCACAGGGTAAGCAAATAAAAATACAAGAGGAAAATCAACTGTCAACTTCAAGACTTGCACGCTATCACTGA
- a CDS encoding ABC transporter ATP-binding protein, whose amino-acid sequence MTEYAIKLNNITKSYNMYAKPTDRFREALNPFKKSYHDVFYALKNIDVEIKKGEMIGFVGENGSGKSTMLKIITGVLTPTSGTMEIEGKISALLELGSGFNPEYSGYENIYLNGMVLGFSREEVDAMVDDIIDFADIGDHVYQPVKTYSSGMFVRLAFAVAINVNPDILIVDEALAVGDLEFQLKCMEKFTEIKNSGKTILFVSHDISSIRRFCDRSYWLKNGEVVEFGDTMDVTTNYENFLKKKSVKTVDRNKNQVERFAAPDIVDVLSAELLDENKKPIDMLEQGEDLYVKVTYEVKDDTIKKPVLGIALRTVDNFYVCGLNTLLDDITIPWEKGKNVFYLKYKKLGLLAGEYYFDVAVFEENATVPLVYKTKYMNLFVTGSYIGEGIVVLDHQWKEGDQNNEV is encoded by the coding sequence ATGACAGAATACGCAATTAAATTAAACAACATCACTAAATCATACAATATGTATGCGAAACCGACGGATCGTTTTAGAGAAGCTTTGAATCCGTTCAAGAAATCGTACCATGATGTGTTCTATGCATTGAAAAATATTGATGTAGAGATCAAAAAAGGTGAAATGATCGGTTTTGTCGGTGAAAATGGTTCTGGTAAATCAACGATGCTCAAAATCATTACAGGCGTTTTGACTCCAACAAGTGGAACCATGGAGATCGAAGGAAAGATTTCTGCCTTACTTGAATTGGGTTCAGGTTTTAATCCAGAATATTCTGGATATGAAAATATTTATTTAAATGGAATGGTTCTTGGCTTTTCCCGTGAAGAAGTCGATGCGATGGTGGATGACATCATTGATTTCGCAGATATCGGAGACCACGTTTATCAACCTGTAAAAACTTACTCAAGTGGGATGTTCGTGCGCTTAGCTTTTGCGGTAGCGATCAATGTCAATCCAGATATTCTGATTGTTGATGAGGCACTCGCAGTAGGTGACTTGGAGTTCCAATTGAAATGTATGGAAAAATTTACGGAAATCAAAAATTCTGGGAAGACGATTTTATTTGTTTCCCATGACATCAGCTCGATCCGTCGTTTCTGCGACCGCTCTTACTGGCTAAAAAATGGTGAAGTTGTAGAATTTGGAGATACGATGGATGTGACAACCAATTACGAAAACTTCTTAAAGAAAAAATCAGTAAAAACAGTGGATCGTAACAAAAATCAAGTGGAGCGTTTTGCTGCCCCAGATATCGTCGATGTGTTAAGTGCTGAATTACTAGATGAAAACAAGAAACCGATCGATATGTTAGAACAAGGGGAAGATCTTTATGTAAAGGTCACCTATGAAGTGAAAGATGATACTATCAAAAAACCTGTGTTAGGGATTGCCCTACGAACGGTCGATAATTTCTATGTCTGTGGCTTGAATACTTTACTGGACGATATCACAATTCCTTGGGAAAAAGGAAAAAATGTCTTTTATCTCAAGTATAAGAAGTTAGGCTTACTTGCTGGCGAATACTATTTCGATGTGGCGGTTTTTGAAGAAAATGCCACCGTCCCACTAGTGTATAAAACGAAGTATATGAACTTATTTGTGACGGGTTCTTATATTGGTGAAGGGATCGTGGTCTTGGATCACCAGTGGAAAGAAGGAGATCAAAACAATGAAGTATGA